The Rhizoctonia solani chromosome 13, complete sequence nucleotide sequence GGGCAGAGCGTGACGGTGCTGCTGACATAGGCCCAGCGGATTCCTCCGTACAGTCTGGTCCAGCCAATGGAGCTATGCATCGGATTTTGGGGCCTGTGACGGGAGCAAGAGGAGTAGAGACTAGGCTTAGGCTAGGCCCGCCAACCACCGTCACCGCCATTAACCACGTGTGAACTAGAGTTTAAATGACGAGATCCCATGACCAGGACAAGAGCACTAGTCCAGCGCCACACATTACATAGAGAACAATGGCAAGGGTTCACCATTGGGCTAGTTGTGTCGTTGGAATTGAGACAGAGTCTCTTGTTGGAGTCACGGGTCAGCCGGTGAGCGTTGAATGTGGTCAAGTGCTTCGCGAATCCAATAGTGTAAATCATGCAAAGCCCATCTTCGAACCTGAACTAGCTTGTGCGTATCAAGACTTGGATGATCATGACGTTTAGGGACGTTTATTTCATTTGTGGTGTTGGTCACAGTTCTGTCACGATTCGCTGAGATTGACGTGTTTTGTATAGTGACTGATAGAGCAGTGAAGATGGGCGGTGTTGTGTTCGTGTATTGGGGCAAGCTCAAGGTGCAGAGGCGTGGCGAATGGGCTGATGAATGTGGGTGCAACTATGCATAGACAATGGCCGCTTTAGTGAAGAGTTCATGTCAACGGAAAAAAGGCGTAATGGATCAAAGTGATGTTCTGTAATTTAGAAAATCGAATGAGTAATTGCAAGGTTTGAAGGGTGAACGTAATAGCATGAGGGATGGCTTGAATAAGAAATACCTATGCGCCGAGACGAACGTGAGCCGTAAAGAGAAGTCGTTTCGGACTTGTAtaagcgcatacacccagacCAAATAGTGCCAAACCAATTCGGAGATCTGGCTGGGGTAGATTCGCCAGGTTAAGTTTACAAAGTGCCAGTTCCTATTGAGATGAAAGAACTTTAAAGCTGATCAGATCTACGTCAAGGCCACTGATACCATTCACCTTATTATTATTTTTCATACAGCTCGTTGCATTTGTGTTCGTTCCGGGCACTTTGACTCTCAGATTACCTCAGCACTCGATACTCCGAATCGTTCACGGCTAATACAAGGTGCCATTTTGAGCTGAAACAAAGTATACTACAAAAACGATAATACCCAGACCAGCCAACCAGCGCCAGCACCTTACGAGCTGACGGTCCAGACGCGAACAAGGTCGTCTGAGAATCCACCAAAGAGGGTCTGGCCGTCTGCGGACCAGGCGAGGGACACACACTCAGGTTCCCGTCCGGTCTTGCCAGTGCTGGTATACTCGGGCTTAAGCTCATCAACAATCGACCTAGAAGTTGCGTTAATATTTGAATTAATAGATGGAGAGACCATGGCTCACTTGCTCTCAAGATCGAAGATCTTAACGCAGCTCGCTGTCGCGGCGCAGAGCCAGTACCTGTTAGGGCTAAAGACGAGAGCATTGACGATATCACCAGCCTCGAGCGAGTAGAGGTGCTTTCCGTCGTTAAGATCCCACAGCATGGTGATTCCGTCCTTGCCTCCGGAAGCAGCGAGCGAACCATCGGGGGAGACGGATATCGAGTTGATGTAACCAGTGTGGCCGTAGTGGTTTGTCCTGAGCTTGCACTTGGAGAGCTCCCAGACCTGAAAGTCGCCGTGAGTGAATGTGAAAATTACGAGTACGACAAGAATGGGAGGGGGTCAGAGATCTTGGTGATAATTTCTAGTTTCATAGAGCGTAGGGGCTCTCTAAAGTAGCAAATATTATGTGTAGCATCATgccgagaagaagaagacaGTCGGTATTGAACTCGTTTTAAACACACCTTGACAACCTTGTCCCAACCGCACGAGACGATGACTGGGTTCATCGCGTTAGGGCTGAAGCGGACGCACGAAACCCTACACACGTGCTCCTAAGCATATATCTACTCCGCGTTTGATTCTGAACTTACCATTCGGAGTGGCCCTCCTCTTTGATATCAAACTTGCACTCTCCGAGAGTGTTCCAGAGCTTGATGGTGCGGTCACGGCTTCCAGAAACGATCTGCCTGTTGTCAGCACTGAAGCTGACAGAGAGCACATCAGAAGTGTGTCCAACAAAGCGACGGGTGGTAAGGCCAGTGTTGAGATCCCAGAGACGGAGAGTGTGGTCCCAGGAAGAGGAAAGGGCGAATTGGCCGTCAGATGAGATGACAATATCCGACACGAAGTGGTTGTGGCCGTGGAGAATACGCTTGGGATAGCCGTACTGCTGTTCGTCACGGGTGAGTTGCCAGACGATGATAGTCTTGTCTACCCAGATAGATTAAGTGAAAGAGTCCAGGATTCTCAGTATATAGTATACTGACCACGCGAGGCTGTCAAAATGGTATCTGGCGATTCGCTAGAGGTTGCGATCGCAGTGACCCAGCCTGAAATAGTTCTCATTAGATCGGCATGATTTACTTGAGCAAGATTTACTCACCTTTGTGGCCAGTAAGAGTTCCGATATAGCGCATAGACTCGGACATTTTGGGCGGCGGGAGTGCGTGTAGCAACGATGGACCTGTCTGGATTGTCCGACGGAATCCTTCGGATGCAAATTGGTGCGGCTTGAGGTGCTAACTAGATCCATTTCTTAAGCGCTGTGCCTGACGCGACTTCACGTCCTGACCACCTCCTCCTTAGGTGTCCCTGACCTCACTGGATTTGCGTTCCGGTCCTGGACTCACCACCATCTTGCTAACACCGTCTGTTGATATACTCTAGCTGAGCTTTATATAATCGATTAACCTTGAACTGGGTTTGTTTGGGTGCTTGATACTACGGTCGCTGTAGACTTGTTGTCATAGCCTGAACCGTGAGAACTACTTATTAAGACGCTTGGTGGATAGAGCCTGCTTTTAGAGTGCTGCTCAAGCTACCTATTTCTATTCTTTTGCCTTGAACCGATGGCTTCAACAAATAAATCATCCACTGTGTTAGGGGCTATAGATAACCTCTTACTCCGAGTTGGCGCGGCGCTGCCATCCTCAGACCCTCAGGATATGCATGCCTATGCGACAAGGGCACCATCTCAGCAATTTCTTAGAGAGATCCTGGATGTGACCCAGTCAGTGTCTAATGCTCTAGTAACCATGCTACCGGTTTCCGATTCCAAGATTATTTCCTTGCTGAAAGAACATGCCACACACGATCAAGTTGTCTTCGAGGTACGTCCCTTCTATAAATCAATAGTGAGTTCGGTTTGAGAAGAACTCAGCCAGCGTCAAGATCTGAGTCAGCGGGCGGGCGAGCTTTTACCTGACCAGGGTCATCACTGGGTTGAGGATATTCCGTTGGATCCTAAACTTCGTCCAGATTTTATCCTATCACGAGCTGAAATATGGGCCAAGAGTGCCAAAATGGAAGTATATCAAAGCGATGAGAACGGCCAAAACACCCTCACTTGTGCGGGCTCCGCAGTTGTCCTGGACCTCACGTTTGAAAAATCAGTTGCAGGAGCCGACCATCATTCCATTCGACTCGTCTCGTTAAAATCGTCCTATCCCACAACATCAGAGTCCGCCCCGGTAACCCAGCCACCTAACACCGTGGAAGACCTTCTTGGGGCCGATATCACTGCATACATTAATGAGGTTACTAGAGAAGGTGCTGATGCCACAAAAGCTGCCCAGTTGGCATGGCGCGTTATGGCGCACATACGGTATATCATGCTTTTAGATTCGCAGGCTGCTCAAGAGGCCAAAAATGGGGGAACCGGCGCGCGATGGTTTGCGGAGGTCGGGATACTGTCTCCCAAAGTAATAGATCTGGCGTGTCAGGAAGCAGCAGGACTTGCCAGGTTGGCAAATTTATCGGCCTCAGTGTAGATCTCATGCTTACTTCTTGCTTCAGCCAATTAGGGGCCCCCAAAGCACCACTTGACATATTCTTACGACGTGCTCATGCGTTTCCGCTGATCAACCTCAATTCTCCTAGCATCTCATTCCTAATTGGCATGACTCCTATATCGTACCTGAGCCTTCTCAAGGCGTCCACAAACCATGTCGAGGGTCCCCCCTCAGACCCCCAGCCTAACATCGACATCCCAAACAATCTGTTACGGCGATTTGTAGCCCAGCATCCTACGCCGCCTGGCATTACTACCTGCAATTTGATCGTTGTATCTGGCAATCAGTCTAATTCTGAACCCACTCACCCCACACCTCCACGTATACCATACTTCCCACTCCTGGGTGTCTCATCCATGCCGTCACAATCCCACGCATTTCCATTACCTGACGGAGATAGCTCGTGGGTACTAGACTTTGGCGCCAAGGGACTAGTCATGCGACGCAGTGCGATGCAAGCTCTAGTGCAAGCTTTAGGACATGTGGGTGACATTGATGTCACACTCTCTGGTATGGGATTCATGAACCTCGGCATGGGCCTGATAAGTGGAGAGAATCCTGGATGGGTCAGCATGCTGGTAAGAAGGTTGGCAACTCACTGAACTCTCAGAGCTAAGGTCGACCTTTAGCTTCAGAAGCGTTCTCGAATAATAACAGAGCATCTGTACACGACACAAGTACGTTAAATCACTATGAACCAAGCTTCTCTGACCCAAATACTGCCGTCTAGACGTCACCCAACCGATTGTACCCTCCTATTCATTTGACACTCCGAGTTCCTAATGAAGCAGGATTTGTACTCGGGCGAGTACGAGTACGGAATATGGCCGAAGTATGGACGATACTGGAGGTTGGTCTCGCGCCCGGATTAGGTTATCGAGTTGTGCTGAGCTTCTCTAGATCGTTCGGGAACAATGTTGGCTGAACAACACGATTTCATCCTACGTCTGGGAAGAAACACCCCAGCACACAGACACTTTGGAGGCGCCAGGACTGGAAAATCTGCTTTCTGGTACGTGATATCCCACCCCTACGGAATCAACCCGGGTCGCCTCACATATGTTTCAGGAAAATTCCTTTCGATTCCTACACAGATGAACATTTCTACGGGGTCAGCGCCCTTGTCCCTTCTACTTCAATTCCCCGTTCCCTGTAAAGGTGGCGTACCATCTGTGGTTCAGCTCATGGCTTCATACGATCCTACTGCACCACGAGGCACTCGCATTCAGTTTGGTGCCCTCGACTCCAAACTACCTGTCACTGAAACTCTGGGCCAATTCGAGAACCAGGTTGACGAGGTTGTGAGAAGGGCGGGGCCACTGGCTGCTGTTGGCTGGCTTCATGCTCAACTAAAGGCCGTATGATGTATTTAACGGCCATTCAATCTATATAAGACCAATCTTTTATACCATGAAGTCTCTCCGTTCGGCTCCGATGAGGCTGTTTAGCCGTGTCGAGGTACCAAGTGTCGAACGAAGTCTTTCAGAGGGCGCACGCCAAGTCACGTGGAAGAGGCTTACACAGTCCAGACTTAGAAGGCCTTTCAGGCTGTCCAAACTGCTCTTTCAGGCCGCCAAGATGTTGTGAACCCTGCCCGACTTTTATCCAATTTGGACGACGATGTGGGTTTACAACGCTTAGAATTCTACAACGCGTCTCTTCGCCCCGCCAGATCACCCCGAAGCGCATTTTCTTGTTAGCTCGCTACTTCCGAAATAGCAAACCTACGTTCCTTTTCGTTCCTTCATTTTCATTCCTTATCGTCGTCGTACATCAAAGCTGATGGAGTCGAGAGACTCTGAGACTCTAAGCGAATGGCCGCCGAGCGATGAGAAGGCTCCGAGAAAAGCATTCTCACTCGCGCCGGACATGCTTTCTGTTTATTTTGATCATCAGGGTCCCAGAGACGAACCAGCCAGCGTCACCGTCGAGGAAGTGGAGACTCGACTTCTCCCGGATTTTTCAGAGTCCCACTTTGAAACAGTTAGTAAATCATACAACATTTGGCTCGCGACTACTCACTGTCCTCCAAAACTTTCAGGCTACCCGTAGACCCAGGACGAGAGAGAACCGAGACCTAAAGATTACTTCTAGCCCCTCACGCTTTACACACATAGGAAACGGATGGGAACTCAGGTGTGGCTACAAAACTCACCCATTTTTCCCAGCCTAATTGTTTGGCTTTTAGTAATTGGGGTTCGGTATCTTGCCTCGAGCTTACACCAGGACAAATGCTCCAGGCGCATGCTCGTATAAACAAACCTGAACGACAGATGGGTTAG carries:
- a CDS encoding guanine nucleotide-binding protein subunit beta-like protein, which translates into the protein MSESMRYIGTLTGHKGWVTAIATSSESPDTILTASRDKTIIVWQLTRDEQQYGYPKRILHGHNHFVSDIVISSDGQFALSSSWDHTLRLWDLNTGLTTRRFVGHTSDVLSVSFSADNRQIVSGSRDRTIKLWNTLGECKFDIKEEGHSEWVSCVRFSPNAMNPVIVSCGWDKVVKVWELSKCKLRTNHYGHTGYINSISVSPDGSLAASGGKDGITMLWDLNDGKHLYSLEAGDIVNALVFSPNRYWLCAATASCVKIFDLESKSIVDELKPEYTSTGKTGREPECVSLAWSADGQTLFGGFSDDLVRVWTVSS
- a CDS encoding amino acid permease, which produces MASTNKSSTVLGAIDNLLLRVGAALPSSDPQDMHAYATRAPSQQFLREILDVTQSVSNALVTMLPVSDSKIISLLKEHATHDQVVFERQDLSQRAGELLPDQGHHWVEDIPLDPKLRPDFILSRAEIWAKSAKMEVYQSDENGQNTLTCAGSAVVLDLTFEKSVAGADHHSIRLVSLKSSYPTTSESAPVTQPPNTVEDLLGADITAYINEVTREGADATKAAQLAWRVMAHIRYIMLLDSQAAQEAKNGGTGARWFAEVGILSPKVIDLACQEAAGLASQLGAPKAPLDIFLRRAHAFPLINLNSPSISFLIGMTPISYLSLLKASTNHVEGPPSDPQPNIDIPNNLLRRFVAQHPTPPGITTCNLIVVSGNQSNSEPTHPTPPRIPYFPLLGVSSMPSQSHAFPLPDGDSSWVLDFGAKGLVMRRSAMQALVQALGHVGDIDVTLSGMGFMNLGMGLISGENPGWVSMLLQKRSRIITEHLYTTQTSPNRLYPPIHLTLRVPNEAGFVLGRVRVRNMAEVWTILEIVREQCWLNNTISSYVWEETPQHTDTLEAPGLENLLSGKFLSIPTQMNISTGSAPLSLLLQFPVPCKGGVPSVVQLMASYDPTAPRGTRIQFGALDSKLPVTETLGQFENQVDEVVRRAGPLAAVGWLHAQLKAKAFQAVQTALSGRQDVVNPARLLSNLDDDQTYVPFRSFIFIPYRRRTSKLMESRDSETLSEWPPSDEKAPRKAFSLAPDMLSVYFDHQGPRDEPASVTVEEVETRLLPDFSESHFETATRRPRTRENRDLKITSSPSRFTHIGNGWELSNWGSVSCLELTPGQMLQAHARINKPERQMGQFRSSSLSGNGIVGSAFYTFPAMAAVASIFSPISLLVACLIMTIYRPILLELGSAFRLNGTNYVYLLQSSGRTLAAIGATTTLIDAVAASVVSAAAAGAYVKGEFPEIPATDHTIGIYLLVLIALFALFTLRESGKLTLVITIIHMVVMAVLMVGSTIAWTHTGTDMIRHNWELRPTGAARIARSIYIGDLSAHLGISKHKAWVLWTGPSKLAHHVSDPECSVGPAVSLGKPMRVVIVVDCLLVFSVGIFAGVVTGCNLVEALARERVLPQLFLHPLPAMEATYLPVILFVVISIAVYFSSAFSLSTVSTMVSAAFVSTMLLYSTSCLLLKFSLDRLPRAYKSSMWTAVLGIIVMLAILIGNIIQDPRTLGLFAICFTLTLLGILLPSSRLKVARIMLWAMDQTKMFRGWKLDRLVVRWMKHFRKHPVVFWVKDEHINHLMRAVTYIQDNEITDRVIVAHAYTDGMIVLELQANIRLLEELFPSVTIDLVFVRGSFSPVIVEAISEALSVPRSRMFMSCPGKSHPWQIGDYRGVRLIRF